The following nucleotide sequence is from Pasteurella multocida.
CAGAAAGTCTTATTTTAAGCACGATCCAATGTGTGCCAATGCAATTAACGGCATTAGAACTTAGACGTGAATTAGATTACTTAGCAGGTAAAGAACTCATTTGCATCACAGGTCGTGAAACCATGCGTTGGCATGCCAAACTCACAAGTAAAGGTATTGACGTTGTGGAATATACCGCGCCTGTTGGCGCTGGGATTGCTCGTCCAGAAAAATATTGGTAATGGAGGTATCTATGCCAAAACGTTCTACGGTAAAAGCATTACCTCAATCAATTAGAGATTGGCTTGATTCTGCACTAGTTGAAAATAATTTTAGTGGTTATCGTGAGCTTGAAGATGAACTTAAAAAGCGTGGTTATGACATTTCAAAAAGTGCAGTCCATCGCTACGGGCAAAAGCTTGAACAACGTCTCGCGTCAATAAAAGCAAGTGCCGAAGCCGCTAAAGTTATTTCTGAAAATATCAGTAATGAAAAAGGTGTCCAAAGTGATGCGATTTTAGAAATGATCCAAAGCGAAGTGTTTCAGGCGTTAATGAGTCTTGAGGAAATAAAAGAAGAAGACGACCCAATGAAACGCCTGGCGGCATTATCCTTTGTCGGGAAAAACATCAGCCCGTTGATTGGAGCAAGTATCAATCTGAAAAAATACCAAGCTGAAATTAAAGCTCGTGCTGAGGCTGCTGCAAAAGAAGTGGATAAAGTTGTGAAGAAAAACGGCTTAACAGAAGAAACAGCAGAGCAAATTCGAAAACAAATTTTAGGTATTGTGTAATGACTAAACCAAACCAAGGTGCTATTGGCATACTTCCATTTAAACAGTCTGTTGTGTCATTGCAAGTGCAGCATAATTATAAAACTCCGATGTTGTTACTTGGCTATCAACAGCGATGGTGTGCGGATTTAACACCAGTCAAAGTTTGTGAGAAATCTCGCCGTATCGGGTTATCTTGGGGTGAGGCGGCAGACAGTGCATTGCTTGCTGCTTCTCAAAAGGGTATGGATACTTGGTACATCGGTTATAACAAAGATATGGCGCAGGAATTTATCCGTGATTGTGCTGATTGGGCTAAAGTATATGGATTAGCTGCAGGCGAAATTGAAGAAACAGAAGAAATATTCAAGGATGGAGATGAAGAAAAAGCCATTCTTGCTTATATCATCCGTTTTGCTAGTGGCTGGCGCATTACCGCACTGTCCTCCCGTCCGTCTAACTTACGGGGTAAGCAAGGTCGTGTGATTATTGACGAAGCAGCGTTCCATGATGATTTAGCAGAGTTGATGAAAGCAGCCATGGCGCTCCTAATGTGGGGTGGTCAAGTGCATATTATCAGCACGCATAATGGGGTCGATAACCCTTTTAATGAATTAGTAGAGGATGTTAAAGCTGGTAAAAAACCATACAGTTTACACACAATACCATTTGACGATGCGATTGAAGATGGGGTTTATCAACGCATTTGTTTGCGCTTAGGGC
It contains:
- a CDS encoding DUF3486 family protein — its product is MPKRSTVKALPQSIRDWLDSALVENNFSGYRELEDELKKRGYDISKSAVHRYGQKLEQRLASIKASAEAAKVISENISNEKGVQSDAILEMIQSEVFQALMSLEEIKEEDDPMKRLAALSFVGKNISPLIGASINLKKYQAEIKARAEAAAKEVDKVVKKNGLTEETAEQIRKQILGIV